A segment of the Xenorhabdus bovienii SS-2004 genome:
GCAATTGCGCTACGTCTTCCGCTGGGAGATTTATTTGGCAGCAATAATGAGCGCTACCCCTATCTGGAAAAAAAGATTCCAATGAAGGATACATATTCCCAAGTGATGAAGTTTCGTATCGGCTTGGGGAGTGTTGCTGAAATATGGCATTTACAAATGAATCCAGGGGTTATTATTAGTAGTCCCGCTCATACAGTAGGGACTCATGAACACATTATGATTCATGATGGTGTATTAATGTTACGACTTTCAAACGATGAAAGTGTGATATTAAATCCCGGTGACTTTTATGCATTCTCTGGTGATGTCATACATTCCTATATATGTATTGATGTTGCCGTTAGTGCAACAGTAGTCATGTCTTATTCAATTCAAAGTTAATAATGATGGGGGAAAGATTGCCCCCATCATGTCAACATAATTATCTCTGCTCACTATCTATATGAGAAGGTTGATTACTCATAGCGTTTTCCTTCCACGATACGTCCTAGCAGAGCGGCACAGACAATAATGGCTCCGCCGAAGCCCTGCAAAATACCGATAGTTTCTCCCATAATTGTGACAGCAAACAGGGCTGCAAACCCGGGCTCCAATGACAAGATCAGGCCAACCCGAGTAGGGCTGGTGATGTTTGCTGCATAAAGCTGCATCAGAAAAGCAAAAGCAGTTGCGAGCAAACTCAGAAACAGAATATATCCCCAAACATTGAATGTGATGGTTGGAATGAGGAGCAATGATGCTGAATCAGTCATTAAAACAAAGGCTAATCCAAGTACGGAGACTGTCACCAGTTCAATCAGGGTGATATTAACTAATGAGTAGGATTTACCGGATGTCTGCTTACCAAACATAAAGATTTGGAAACCGCGAATCAGCGCTGCAAGCAGGATCAACCAGTCACCGTTATTAAAGCCAAAGTTGTCTGTATTGGAAAAACTTAATATCCCACCGCCGACTAAAGAAATAAAACAGGTAAAGTAAATAAACTTACTTTGCTTACGTTTGCCCAATATACGTTCAAAAAAGGGGACGATGACGACAGACAAGGCAATAAGGAACCCAGCATTAGACGCTGTAGTGTACTTTACTCCCAAGGTTTCAAACGTCAGGATGGCGTACAGCAGGCAGCCGAATATCAGGCCATTAATAATTTCTCCGGGTTTGATGTTATGCAGGCGTATTCGAGTGCCAAAAAACATAAAAGGTACGGCCAGAGCAAAGCGCAGCATCAAAAATAACGGTATAGTCACTCCGGCTTGAATGATCAATTGCATCAGCGAATAGCTGGCGCCCCAAGAAAGGGCAACAGCCAGTAGTCCCAGATCCAGCAGATAGAGACGCCTACGGGATAAGGGTAATGCATCATGAGACATTGTCAGTCCTTAAAATAATATGGCTGGCGTCGTAGCTGATACGTAGAGTTTCCTTTTTGAACTTGACCGACTTAATAGTAAATTCATTGATTTTATTCAGATTATCAACATGTGTGCCTGCACAGGGCATGGGTTCAGTACCTTCAATTAAACACAGCCGGGTATCCGCTTCATACCAAGTTGTTACTTGCCCGCCATCACGCAGTCTAGTGTTGATAGTTGTTTCGATATTTTGTAAAGATAGTTGATCGGAGGGTATGGCACTGGAGCCCATAGGAGAGAACTCAACGCGTGATTCTCCGGGAAAGTGGTGGCCTTTGATTGCCATCCAGCCATATTGACGCATTTCCCAGTTCAGCAGGTGACCAGCAGTGTGTAGCGCTGCATGACATATACGAGCCTCTTCTGATAGTTTTGAGTTCAATTGTGCACCTGGTGGGGCATGAAGTGCGGATTCCGGATACACGACTACCTGCCCTGTAGCCTGCTTTCTAACCTTCACGGGGATGTTATTTACCCAGCCAATATCAGCGGGTTGCCCCCCGCCTTGTGGATGAAATATGTTGTTGTTTAGAGCAATCCACTGTCCCCATTCATCAGAACCATTGGCGATGACTTCTCCAGTGGAGAGGAAACAGTATGTATTGTTGAGATAGCATTGAATTTGAGTCATTAAAACATTTTCTCTCATGGATGTGTTGAGCGGTATAAAAGGTTGACCAAGCAGGTTATGAGAGGCAATCCGGTTGTTGGTTTTTAGCAGTTTCAAAGAAACGATGTAGCATTGTCGCCTGCCTATGTGTTGTTGAGCGTGTCTGAGCCACAGTTACCGCTTTAATTGTTCGTAATTAAAATACAATGGATAAGTAAAACGAACAAATGTTTCTTATGTGTTAATAAAGAGATGAATTATTTTATATTGTTAATATAGTATAATTTAATAATCAGTATTATGAATTAAATTTGTTGTGGACTTTTTGCCGTATAGAGATGATCTTAATAAGATTTTGTGGGAGTTATTTCTAATAGTAAATAATATATTATTGAACTATAAATATTTACTACGGGCTCTACCATGAAATATAGGAGATAATTGATCTGTGGATTACTTTGCTTTATGTGTTAATGATTGATAATGAAAAATCACTAAAAATAGCTATTAATGGGTATATAACAGAGATAGGGTAAATTAACAAAATGATGAAATTTTACTGAGTCTTTATAAAAAATATAAAATTAATTATAGTAATAAGTCCAGCATGCTAAAAATATAAAGTATTTTTCTCAGTTCAGGAGCTTAAAAAATGAATTTCATTCCAGATTATCATGATGTGGTAGAAGCGCATTCCCGAATAAAAAAATATATCAATAAAACCCCTGTTTTTACGTCAAGGACTGTTAACCAACTCTTCAATGCTGAAGTCTATTTTAAGTGTGAAAATTACCAAAGAATGGGAGCATTCAAATTTCGTGGAGCTATGAATGCACTATATCAATTTAGTGATGAACAGAAAAAAGCGGGAGTCGTTACTTTTTCGTCTGGAAATCATGCTCAAGCTATTTCTTTGGCTGCTAATTTACTCAATATTCCTGCTACTATTGTTATGCCACAGGATGCTCCGAAGGCCAAAATTGCAGCGACAAAAGGTTATGGTGGTAAAGTAGTAATTTATGATAGATATACTGAAGATTGTGAGGAAATAACTCGTAATTTAGCGAATCAGTACGGTTTAACGTTTATTCCACCTTACGATCATCCACACATCATTGCTGGTCAAGGAACATCAACTAAAGAATTGTTTGAAGAAGTGGGAGAATTAGATGCCTTGTTCATTCCTCTTGGTGGTGGAGGATTATTATCAGGTTCTGCACTTTCTGCTGTTCATTTTTCTCCAAAATGTCGGATTTTTGGAGTAGAGCCTGTAGCAGGTAATGATGGTCAGCAATCTTTTAAAAAAGGTGAAATTGTTCATATTGCAACACCAAAAACCATTGCGGATGGAGCACAAACACAGCATCTAGGAAAATACACTTTTCCTATTATTCGTCATCTGGTTGAAGATATTCTAGTTACTTCAGATGATGAATTGATTGATGCTATGTACTTTTTAGCAGAACGAATGAAAACAGTTGTTGAACCTACAGGGTGTTTAGGGTTCTCTGCTGCAAGAAAAATGCGAGAAGAGTTAAAAGGGCAACGAATCGGGATTATTCTTAGCGGTGGAAATATTGATATGGAACGGTATTCTAACTTTTTATCTAATATCGGTAAAATCTGATTTTATATTTTTCATAATTTCACCGGTATCAATATCTGTTGATACCGGTGTTTTATTATTTCTTTGAATAATAAATTAATGACTATTTTGCGGCATCTAACGCCTGTGAAAGATCGGCAATAATATCATCGCTGTGCTCTATTCCAATGGAAAGACGAATCAAATCTCGTGATACCCCTGCTTTTACCATTTCTGCATCGTTTAACTGGCGGTGTGTGGTTGATGCCGGATGGCAGGCCAGAGATTTGGCATCGCCGATGTTGACCAGACGCACGATCAGTTCCAGTGCATCAATGAAACGTGTGCCAGCTTCTTCTTCTCCTTTGATACCGAATGACAGCACAGACGAAGGTTTCCCCCCCATGTAACGTACCGCCAGTTCATGCTCTGGGTGTTCAGGCAATCCGGCGTATTTAACCCAAGATACTTGAGGATGCTCATTCAAGTATTGTGCGACTTTCAAGGTATTTTCAGTATGGCGTTCCATGCGAAGCGCTAATGTTTCAAGCCCTTGCAGGATCAGGAACGCACTGAATGCCGAAAGTGTGGCACCAGTACTGCGCAGTGGCCCAACACGGCAGCGGGCGATATAGGCGGCTGCACCAAAATGTTCGGTATAAATAATTCCGTGATACGACGCATCCGGTGTGCTGAGAATAGCAAAACGATCTTGATGTTCTGCCCACGGGAATTTGCCTGAATCGACGATAATACCGCCAATGGTGGTGCCATGACCGCCGATATATTTGGTCAGAGAATGGATAACGATATCTGCACCATGTTCAAACGGACGGCATAAGTAGGGAGTTGCGACGGTATTATCGACAATCAGCGGGATACCATATTTATGGGCAACATCTGCCATTGCTTGGATATCAATGATATGGCCACCGGGGTTTGTGATGGATTCGCAATATACTGCTTTGGTTTTCTCATCAATCAATGCTTCGATGGCTGCGATATCGTTGTGATCAACGAAACGGGTCTCAATCCCTATGCTTGGGAAAGTGTGCGCCATCACGTTATAGGTTCCACCATACAGTTTTGCCACAGAAATGATGTTATCTCCCGCTTGGGCAATGGCTTGGATAGCATAGGTGACGGCTGCCATACCTGAAGCAACAGACAGCGCACCAATGCCACCTTCCAAGGCCGCAATGCGTTTTTCCAACACATCATTGGTTGGGTTCATCATGCGGGAGTAAATGTTACCTTCAACTTTTAAATCAAATAGATCAGCCCCATGCTGGGTATCATCGAAGGCGTAAGACGTTGTCTGGTAGATGGGAACGGCAACTGCTTTGGTGGCAGGATCTGGCGAATAACCCGCATGAATGGATAGAGTTTCTAATTTCATTGTCATTTCCTGTAATTAATTGAAATCGTTAAGTGAATTCGTATTTACGTTAGAAGCTGCCAATCAAAAGTAGTGGCGATTTTATCTACACTGATGCAATGGCTCCTTTTAATTAAATATCTGGGAAAAGCAGTTTGACGCTTTTCTGAATCAGAAGACATCATGAAAATATTTCATATAGAGAAAAACATCAATGTCATGACGTTGATTTATCCTTTTGCTAACTAATTAAATTACAACAAAATTTATTGCTGATTGACAAAATAATAGAGGTTATTGGTGTATGCCAAAAATAAATATTAAAATAGATCAATTAGATATCGAGTTTTAGTCAAAGTTCATTTTAGTTTTTTCAGTGAAATACAATGATAAGTAAATGATCAAGGCAAAATATCAATAATTCAATACTAATCACATTAGTAGAACTTTTTACCGATGTATTCCATAACTTATCTATACTTTTATCGGTAAATCACATCGAAGGTAATTAATAATGGTAATAAAAAAAGCACTTCTTGCTACCTTAGCCGTCTCTGGCGTTATGTATGGCTCATTGGCTTATGCGGATTCGCATACTGTCACTGTAGGTTATGCGCAAAGTAAGGTTCAGAATTTTAAAGATATTCGCGGGGTAAATTTGCATTACCGTTATGAATGGGATTCTCCAGTCAGTATTATTGGATCGTTTACTCATATGAAGGGCGATAGAGATTATAAATTTAGTTTTAAACATAATGGCAAGAATTATACTGGAGAGGATAGTCTTGATATGAAATATTATTCACTAATGGCAGGCCCTGCTTACCGCATCAATGACTATCTAAGTGTATATGGTTTGCTTGGTTTTGCACATTCAAAAGCTGATGCAACTGAAGGGGCTTATCATCTACGCAACACAGTCGAAGTTGAGGCCAGTAAAATGAATAGAAAATCGACCAACTTCGCCTATGGTGCTGGTGTAGAAGTTAATCCGATACAAAGTCTCAGCCTTTATGCCGGTTATGAAGGCGCATCAGTAAAATATAATGATAACCGTGAGGAAATTAACGGGTTTAATCTTGGTGTAGGTTATCGTTTTTAAATAAAAATCTGGAATGTCACTGTATTTATTATATATAAAAGCAAAGTGTGATTTCAATGTTGAATGAGCTTTGCTTTTTTATTATTTAACCTCAGCCTTGTTTAAAAATAGCGATATCACAATCCCGTAAATTCAAGCTCGGTTTTTCAGGTTGGAATGTATAAGCAATTAAGCCTGTGACAAATACCCTTTATCGCCATACCCTGTTAACCCTTATACCAGTGCTTTGACGGGATGACGATCATCTTTATTTCCTGAGGTCGGCTTAACCGCTAAAAGTTCAACACAATCATTGATAACTCAATGAAGTTTAAAGCCATAAAACCCGCCTGTACTTGTTTTCCCTCGCTATGCGACGCCTTCAAATACGCGATGACGGGGAATACGGAGGTTATGACAAACAGCAATTTGGGTTGAATTACTAAACTACCACCGACTTTAGTCGGTGGTAGTTTAGTAAATGGAAAAATTTAATCACTCAAAATATCCCGAAGCCAATTGAATATGCTCTCCATTCAATTGCCCGGCTTCACTCAATAATCCAATCCAGGATTTCATATATTGATATTTCGCCTGAGAAAGATCACGACGAGCGATGTAGAGCTGTTGCTCCGCATTCAGGATATCCACGTTAACCCGCTGCCCCAGTGCCACACTTTTCTGCGTTGCTTTAACCTGTAATTCAGCCGCTTCCACTGCCGATTCATAGGCACGTATCCGCTTCTCGCCGTTCATGCAGGCGTTATAATTGCGTCGCAGCGCATTCAGGGTTTCTCCCGCTTCGGCATCCATCTCATATTTGGCTTTGCTATAATTCGCTGCTGATTGACGCACTGCCGCCGACGTTCCTCCCCCATTATAGAGATTCATCGACACCCGCAAGCCGATTGAATCGGTACGGTATTTTTGATCGACGATGTTATCGCTGCTGGATTTATTTTCGGTATGGGAAGCATATAACTCCAGTTTTGGCAGATAACCTGCCCGATTGCGCTCAATGTCCTGAGCCGCAACGGCCACTTTCTGGCGAGCCTCCGCCAACTGCGGATTCTGGCTCAATGCTATCTGCTCCCAATCGGCATAATGTGCAAAAGCCAGTTTTATGATCTTGAAGTTCTGGACAGGTGACAGGCGATTGACCGGCAAATCGTCTGGTAAAGGTATACCAACCAGCAATTGCAAGTCACGGATTGCCGCATCCAGTTCATCTTTGACAGTTAACTCATCCGCCACAACCTGACTGTAATGGGCTTGGGTTTCCGCCACATCAGTGCGTGTGCCTTCACCGGAAGCAAACAATTTCTGATTGCGTTCCAGTTGTTCTTCATAAGCCCTGCGCTGCTGGGCAACCTGCGCCTGCCTGTCCTGCGCATAAGCGACATCCACATAGCTGTTTACTACCCTGACTGCCAGTTGTTGGGTGTCTACCCGAAAACGGGCATCACTCATCAGCACGTAGGCCTGACGGGTTTTGTAACGCGCCCACGCCTCGAAATCCACCAGCGGCTGAGTCAATACAAGCGAACCACTGTAACTGTGATACTGGCGGTTGCGACTTTCCGTGATCATATTTCCCCTTTGCCCTGAAGCTGAAGAAGAGGACTCCATTTTCTGCCAATTCTGGGGAACATATTGGTAGTTAAAAGCGAGCTTGGGCAGTAATTCCGCCCGCCCAAGGTTTTTCTCTTCCTGCCCCGCTTCCTGCGCTTTTATCGCCGCCTGAAACGTCGGATCGTGTTGCAGTGCCAGAGCGTAAGCCTCCGTTAAGGAAAGCGCCTGAACCGTACCTGAAAACAA
Coding sequences within it:
- a CDS encoding DMT family transporter, producing the protein MSHDALPLSRRRLYLLDLGLLAVALSWGASYSLMQLIIQAGVTIPLFLMLRFALAVPFMFFGTRIRLHNIKPGEIINGLIFGCLLYAILTFETLGVKYTTASNAGFLIALSVVIVPFFERILGKRKQSKFIYFTCFISLVGGGILSFSNTDNFGFNNGDWLILLAALIRGFQIFMFGKQTSGKSYSLVNITLIELVTVSVLGLAFVLMTDSASLLLIPTITFNVWGYILFLSLLATAFAFLMQLYAANITSPTRVGLILSLEPGFAALFAVTIMGETIGILQGFGGAIIVCAALLGRIVEGKRYE
- a CDS encoding bifunctional O-acetylhomoserine aminocarboxypropyltransferase/cysteine synthase; this translates as MKLETLSIHAGYSPDPATKAVAVPIYQTTSYAFDDTQHGADLFDLKVEGNIYSRMMNPTNDVLEKRIAALEGGIGALSVASGMAAVTYAIQAIAQAGDNIISVAKLYGGTYNVMAHTFPSIGIETRFVDHNDIAAIEALIDEKTKAVYCESITNPGGHIIDIQAMADVAHKYGIPLIVDNTVATPYLCRPFEHGADIVIHSLTKYIGGHGTTIGGIIVDSGKFPWAEHQDRFAILSTPDASYHGIIYTEHFGAAAYIARCRVGPLRSTGATLSAFSAFLILQGLETLALRMERHTENTLKVAQYLNEHPQVSWVKYAGLPEHPEHELAVRYMGGKPSSVLSFGIKGEEEAGTRFIDALELIVRLVNIGDAKSLACHPASTTHRQLNDAEMVKAGVSRDLIRLSIGIEHSDDIIADLSQALDAAK
- a CDS encoding threo-3-hydroxy-L-aspartate ammonia-lyase — encoded protein: MNFIPDYHDVVEAHSRIKKYINKTPVFTSRTVNQLFNAEVYFKCENYQRMGAFKFRGAMNALYQFSDEQKKAGVVTFSSGNHAQAISLAANLLNIPATIVMPQDAPKAKIAATKGYGGKVVIYDRYTEDCEEITRNLANQYGLTFIPPYDHPHIIAGQGTSTKELFEEVGELDALFIPLGGGGLLSGSALSAVHFSPKCRIFGVEPVAGNDGQQSFKKGEIVHIATPKTIADGAQTQHLGKYTFPIIRHLVEDILVTSDDELIDAMYFLAERMKTVVEPTGCLGFSAARKMREELKGQRIGIILSGGNIDMERYSNFLSNIGKI
- a CDS encoding TolC family outer membrane protein; its protein translation is MFRSYSVTGRVLFLPLFLLMLFSGTVQALSLTEAYALALQHDPTFQAAIKAQEAGQEEKNLGRAELLPKLAFNYQYVPQNWQKMESSSSASGQRGNMITESRNRQYHSYSGSLVLTQPLVDFEAWARYKTRQAYVLMSDARFRVDTQQLAVRVVNSYVDVAYAQDRQAQVAQQRRAYEEQLERNQKLFASGEGTRTDVAETQAHYSQVVADELTVKDELDAAIRDLQLLVGIPLPDDLPVNRLSPVQNFKIIKLAFAHYADWEQIALSQNPQLAEARQKVAVAAQDIERNRAGYLPKLELYASHTENKSSSDNIVDQKYRTDSIGLRVSMNLYNGGGTSAAVRQSAANYSKAKYEMDAEAGETLNALRRNYNACMNGEKRIRAYESAVEAAELQVKATQKSVALGQRVNVDILNAEQQLYIARRDLSQAKYQYMKSWIGLLSEAGQLNGEHIQLASGYFE
- a CDS encoding Ail/Lom family outer membrane beta-barrel protein — encoded protein: MVIKKALLATLAVSGVMYGSLAYADSHTVTVGYAQSKVQNFKDIRGVNLHYRYEWDSPVSIIGSFTHMKGDRDYKFSFKHNGKNYTGEDSLDMKYYSLMAGPAYRINDYLSVYGLLGFAHSKADATEGAYHLRNTVEVEASKMNRKSTNFAYGAGVEVNPIQSLSLYAGYEGASVKYNDNREEINGFNLGVGYRF